AGGGCAAGCGGGGAAGGCCGCCCGCCCCGACACGGAAAAACGGGAGGGGGTTCAAACCCCCTCCCGTCGCGCCGAGGTCACGTCCGGCCCATCAGTCCTTGGCCTTGAGGGCGTCGGGAATCGCCTTGCCCCGCTCCCGCCAGTACCGGTCGGCGCCCTTGTGCAGGGGCAGCGGGATGCCGTCGAGGGCCGACTCCAGGCTCATCTCCGTGGCGGCCTTGTGGGCCTGCACCATGTACTCCAGCCCTTCGGGCGCGTACACGACCTTGAGTCCCTGGTAGACGCTTTCTGCGTCGACGTGGGCGCCCGTGCACCAGAGGGCGGAGTCCTTGAAGGACAACACCTCTGCATCCTGGCCCCGATAGGTACCGGCCGGGATCCGGGTCTCGGCGTAGAACGGAAACTTCTCGAAGAAGCCGGCCGCCTTGCCGGCGTCCACCAGGTTCAAGAGGGTAATGTCGTTGGTGGTGCTGGCCTCGATGATGGAGGCGTTGGGGTACCCCACCAGAACCCAGAAGGCGTCGATCTTCTTGTCGCCCAGGGCCGAAGCGGCCGCCGAGTACCCCAGGAACTGGGGCTCCATCTTGTCCCAGATCCCGATGGTCTCGAAGTACCGCTGGGCCGAGAGCGCCGCCCCGGAGCCCGCGTTGCCCACGGCCACCTTCTTGCCGGCG
This sequence is a window from Thermodesulfobacteriota bacterium. Protein-coding genes within it:
- a CDS encoding TAXI family TRAP transporter solute-binding subunit gives rise to the protein MKNRWILTLALAAAVGLALTPMLAAAKKRLAYGGGPVGGTFMYFANATAILMSKNVPDVEVSAENTGGSAENLRRLNSGDVDFGIVYSGDLWLGLKGELPQDAKKYDRVRPMSYLYGAPAQLVTLKASGITDPKQLAGKKVAVGNAGSGAALSAQRYFETIGIWDKMEPQFLGYSAAASALGDKKIDAFWVLVGYPNASIIEASTTNDITLLNLVDAGKAAGFFEKFPFYAETRIPAGTYRGQDAEVLSFKDSALWCTGAHVDAESVYQGLKVVYAPEGLEYMVQAHKAATEMSLESALDGIPLPLHKGADRYWRERGKAIPDALKAKD